The Duncaniella dubosii genome has a segment encoding these proteins:
- a CDS encoding recombinase family protein, with protein sequence MIIGYARVSTTGQNLEGQTDLLTQNGCERIYSEKISGVKNERPQLDRMMDSLRSGDTVIITELTRLGRSVKELLSIIERIHEAGASIKSLRETWLDTTTPQGNLLLTIFAGLSQFERDLTRQRTRQGLEAARARGRKGGRPKSDESKVSTALKMYDSKLHSIDEITKATGISRATLYRAIDKRKKTT encoded by the coding sequence ATGATTATAGGCTACGCAAGAGTATCGACCACCGGGCAGAACCTCGAGGGGCAGACAGATCTGCTCACTCAGAACGGATGTGAGCGGATATACAGTGAGAAGATCTCCGGAGTAAAAAATGAGCGTCCGCAACTTGACAGGATGATGGACTCACTCCGTTCCGGAGACACCGTGATAATAACGGAACTTACCCGGCTGGGGCGTTCCGTCAAGGAATTGCTCTCAATCATCGAGAGAATACATGAAGCCGGAGCGTCGATAAAATCACTGAGAGAGACATGGCTCGACACCACCACACCACAGGGTAATCTGCTGCTCACAATCTTTGCCGGACTCTCACAGTTTGAGAGAGATCTCACACGGCAGCGCACAAGGCAAGGACTTGAAGCTGCGAGGGCAAGAGGACGAAAGGGAGGCAGACCAAAGTCTGATGAAAGCAAAGTATCTACCGCTCTGAAGATGTACGACTCAAAGCTGCACTCGATAGATGAGATAACCAAGGCAACCGGAATCAGCCGGGCAACCCTTTACAGAGCCATCGACAAACGCAAGAAAACAACTTGA
- the mobV gene encoding MobV family relaxase, which translates to MSHYTVCHYEKCYGPPVSYSTHIERKKADGTEHVPYNIKRRDLTRHNKEFIKEAREIGRSAAIEKRLDAVRHQKDADGNEYERKIRKGQICCIEIRMSASVEGMAEIIEQGRLMEWCRESIKWAQKEHGKENIVSAVLHMDEETPHLHVSLVPVVSGESKKQRTTKKRAAKDKEKAEKNGEEVPKKKRRYKKKATVETLRLCADDVMTQWDLKRRQTEYAVAMAPFGLERGEEGSPARHKDLAQYYKEQYELQRGRLDELLKELAGQEDLVKEKNREILKKDSQIREQEKELNETRSELTEKKNEIARQQQQLDKLLPLIVKAQDRLDTYTEAGEYAEGRIESADRLLQAADSREKEVAKVEKEALDRINNASISFLAKKEVERLAKENAELKLLVSGNATALEREAATTRHEKAGREKAERELQQLKETVSGTQTALERRHPLEARLIRNLCRLRLKIRIIRMPFFRVRL; encoded by the coding sequence ATGAGCCACTATACAGTCTGCCATTATGAGAAATGCTACGGTCCACCGGTGTCCTACTCCACCCATATCGAGAGGAAGAAGGCGGACGGAACGGAGCATGTGCCGTACAACATCAAGCGCAGAGACCTTACCAGACATAACAAGGAGTTTATAAAGGAAGCCCGGGAGATTGGCCGCAGCGCAGCCATCGAGAAAAGGCTTGATGCTGTCCGTCATCAGAAGGATGCCGACGGCAATGAATACGAGCGCAAGATCCGGAAAGGTCAGATATGCTGCATCGAGATCCGCATGAGCGCATCGGTAGAGGGTATGGCTGAGATCATCGAGCAGGGCAGGCTTATGGAATGGTGCCGGGAGTCAATCAAGTGGGCGCAGAAAGAACATGGCAAGGAAAACATCGTGAGTGCGGTTCTGCACATGGACGAGGAGACTCCGCACCTTCATGTGTCTCTTGTTCCTGTTGTGTCCGGAGAGAGCAAGAAGCAGAGGACTACAAAAAAGAGAGCCGCCAAGGATAAGGAGAAAGCAGAGAAGAATGGTGAGGAAGTCCCGAAGAAGAAACGCCGCTACAAGAAAAAGGCGACAGTGGAGACCTTGCGGCTGTGTGCCGATGATGTCATGACCCAATGGGATCTGAAAAGGCGGCAGACAGAGTATGCTGTTGCGATGGCGCCTTTCGGACTGGAGAGAGGTGAGGAAGGAAGTCCTGCCAGGCACAAGGATCTTGCCCAGTATTATAAGGAGCAATACGAGCTGCAACGCGGGCGGCTGGACGAATTGCTCAAGGAACTAGCCGGACAGGAGGATCTGGTGAAGGAGAAGAACAGGGAGATTCTTAAAAAGGACAGTCAGATCCGGGAGCAGGAAAAGGAACTGAACGAGACTAGGAGTGAACTCACTGAAAAGAAAAATGAGATAGCGCGACAACAGCAGCAGCTCGACAAACTTCTTCCGTTGATAGTGAAGGCGCAGGACAGGCTCGACACTTACACAGAAGCCGGAGAATATGCCGAGGGTCGCATAGAGTCCGCTGACCGTCTTCTTCAGGCGGCGGACAGCAGGGAGAAAGAGGTTGCCAAGGTTGAGAAGGAGGCATTGGATAGGATAAACAACGCCTCGATAAGTTTCCTTGCCAAGAAAGAGGTGGAGAGGCTTGCAAAGGAGAATGCGGAGCTGAAGTTGCTCGTGTCCGGCAACGCCACCGCACTGGAGAGAGAAGCCGCTACCACTCGGCATGAGAAAGCCGGAAGAGAGAAGGCGGAACGGGAACTGCAACAGTTGAAGGAGACCGTGTCTGGTACACAGACCGCACTTGAACGCAGACATCCTCTTGAAGCCCGGTTGATAAGGAACTTGTGTCGATTGAGATTAAAGATCCGGATTATCAGGATGCCATTCTTTCGGGTCAGACTTTGA